Proteins encoded together in one Candidatus Melainabacteria bacterium window:
- a CDS encoding ABC transporter substrate-binding protein has protein sequence MSKIKSKEKLTIAHSPDADDAFMFYALSKNIINNDSFEIKHVLKDIQTLNVESDSLKYDVQAISFFAYPFVEKEYQLLSCGGSLGYGYGPVVISKEKIKENDLQLLKNNIIAIPGEKTTAFLLLKLLIKDVKFIFVPFDKILEEVSCGKYPLGLIIHEGQLSYLKYGLHKVLDLGNWWLGKTNLPLPLGGNVVKRNFSEDKKKKINLLIKKSIAYALENKKEVIPYIAKYARDIEKDFNMVDKFVSMYVNQFTIDYGILGKLAIKKLYQMACRKGLISKIPKLDYVEF, from the coding sequence ATGTCAAAAATAAAAAGCAAAGAAAAACTTACGATTGCTCATAGTCCTGATGCAGATGATGCATTTATGTTTTATGCATTATCAAAAAATATAATAAATAACGATAGCTTTGAAATTAAACATGTTTTAAAAGATATCCAGACATTAAATGTAGAATCTGATTCTTTAAAATATGATGTTCAAGCCATATCGTTTTTTGCTTATCCTTTTGTAGAAAAGGAATATCAACTTTTATCATGTGGTGGTTCGTTGGGTTATGGTTATGGACCAGTAGTGATTAGTAAGGAAAAAATAAAAGAAAATGACTTGCAACTTTTAAAAAATAATATAATTGCAATACCTGGTGAAAAAACAACAGCTTTTTTACTTCTTAAATTGTTAATCAAAGATGTTAAATTTATTTTTGTACCTTTTGACAAAATCCTAGAAGAAGTATCTTGTGGTAAATATCCTTTAGGACTTATTATTCATGAAGGTCAATTGTCATACTTAAAGTATGGATTACATAAGGTTTTAGATTTAGGCAATTGGTGGCTAGGAAAAACTAATTTACCTCTTCCGCTTGGAGGGAATGTTGTAAAAAGAAATTTTAGTGAAGATAAAAAGAAAAAAATAAACTTACTAATTAAAAAAAGTATTGCTTATGCTCTTGAAAACAAAAAAGAAGTAATTCCTTATATTGCAAAATATGCAAGAGATATAGAAAAAGATTTTAATATGGTTGATAAATTTGTTAGCATGTATGTCAACCAATTTACTATTGACTATGGTATTTTAGGTAAGCTTGCAATTAAAAAACTTTATCAAATGGCTTGTAGGAAAGGTTTGATAAGTAAGATACCAAAATTAGATTATGTTGAATTTTAA